In Hyalangium minutum, the sequence GGAGCCGGATTCGCCTCCGTGCCCGTCTGGCGAGGTGTGTTCCCTCATCTCCTGTGAGCGTCTTTGCTCCCCGGAGCAGACCGGCGCATGCGGCGAGGGCTTCCACTGCATCCAGGTGCAGGAGGACGGGCCCTGGCTCTGCAAGCCGGAGTGGTACCGCCCACGCGAGTAGTTTCAGGTGAGCGGTGGAACAACCTAGGGGGTGAGGGGATGCACACCCGCCTCAGGAGGGAGGCGGACGTCTGACGTTCCGTGTAGAGTGAGAGACTCGGGAGGTTGTCCGTGTCTCTGTGGCCCGTCCGCGCCGTGCTGGTGCTCGTCCTGCTGTGGGGGTGGCCTTCACAGGCGCAACCCCGCTCCGAAGAACCTCCGCAGTCCCCGCGGCAGCTGGAGCTTCCGCCGCTTCGGGGCGTTGCCGCTGTGAATGTGGCACCGGGCATGCCCACGACGCTCCTGTTCAACGCGCCGCTGGACCGGAGCGCGGTGGAGCGCGCGGCCCATGAGCTGGGCCTGGCCCGGGTGGCCGTGGCGGAGGACACGCTGACGGTGGTGCCCGCTATGGGGGCGCAGGCAGGCACACGGCTGCGGCTGCCGGTGCGGTTCGCGGAAGGCTCCACGCAGGAGGGCGAGGTCGTGGTGTTCGTCGTGGATCCGCTGAACGCGGAGGCGCACGTGGAGGTGACGCGTCGCATGCGCACCGTCCCCGCCCTGGAAGAGGCGCTGGCCGCCGAGCGTGCGCGGTCCGCCTCGCAGGCGGCGGAGCTGGCCGCCAGGGACGTGCAGGTGGCGGAGTTGCACGCCGCCCAGGGAGATCTGGCGGGGCTGATCGAGGCTGGCACTCTGGGGCCGGAAGGCATCTCCGTCCAGCAAGTGCAGACTGACGGTTGGTACCTCGCTCCTGGCTTCCGTGCAGGGACCGCTCAGCTCTATGTGACCGCCGGGCGCAGGGCCCTGGTCGCGGAGCTCCACCTCCTTGCGGGTGAACGCCCGTGGGCGCCCGCAGGGGCCACGCTGCAACCTGTGTCGGCTGGAACGCTGGAACGCTGGAACGCACGAGTGGTGCGGCTATTGGGAACAGACGTGATCACGCCCGGTGGCCGAGCCCTCCTCGTGGTGGAGTTTGAGGTGCCCGTGGGTGGCTTGGCGCAGGAGTACCGGATGACGGTGCGGGAACAAGAGGGGCTGCGGGCGTTCGTGCTTCGGGTTCGCGAGAGCCCGCCTGGGCGCAGGGGGGAAGCCAGAGGAGGCAGGCCATGAGTCAACACAGGCGGCTCCCTTCGGCGGACGCCGAAGAGGTCCCGGTCCCAGCCGAGCTGCTGCAGGGAACAGAGGTGAACGGCTTCCGGCTCGTGCGGTATCTGGACCAAGGGGGCTATGGGTGTGTGTGGGTGGCGGAAAACATTCACTGTCCTGGCCAGTACTGCGCGCTGAAGTTCTGCCTGCACTCACCCGAGGAGGACCCGACGGCGGACGCCCGGGCGCTGCGCGAGGTCCAGTTGCTGCTCCAGGCAGCGCACCCCAACGTGCGCGGAGTTCTGGGCCATGGGCGGTGGCCCAACGCGAAGACGGGCATCGTCTACATCATCCTGGAGTGGGTGGAGGGGGCCACGTTGCTGGAGTGGGCACGCCAGGCCAATCCCTCCTTCCGTCAGGTGGTGCACCTGGCTCAGAAACTCGCGCGGGCGCTCCAAGAGGCCCATGAGCGGCAGGTCATGCACCGCGACGTGAAGCCGGACAACGTGCTGGTGCGAGCGGTGGACGGGGAGCCCTTCCTGTCGGACTTCGGGATGGGGCAGACTGAGCGCAGCACCCCGCTCACCTGGGGCGGAGCCCCCCCTGGCACCCGGAGTTACCTCAGCCCCGAGGCGCTGGCGTTCTCGCCGCGTTGGGGGAAGCGCACCTACCGCTTCCGGCCCGCGGATGACTGGTACGCGCTGGGGGTGACGCTCTATCAACTGCTCACGGAGGTGCTTCCGTTTCCGGACGAGGGCATGGGCAGGGAGTCGGTGCGGGGGATGGCGCTGCGGCAACCCGTTCCTCCGCACCTGCTCAATCCCCGGGTGCCCCTGCCGCTGAGCCGGGTGGTGATGCGGATGCTGAGCAGCCGCCTCCAAGGGCGCTACCGCGATGGGAGGGCACTGTGTGAGGCCCTGGAGAGGGGACTTTCAGGGGCGGGTGTCTGGGATACGCCTGTGTATGAGCCCCACCCGCCCCAGCAACAGGGACAGACACCGACGCAGGAACCCACCCCAGGGGATGGCCCCCCTGCACAAGATGAAGAGGTGGCCTGGAATCACGCCGTCAAGCCGCAGCACGCACTGGAGGAGCAGCGGCGGGCCGTTGTGCTCAGCCGGCGCGACGCACTGCTGCCACGCCAGGCCAGAGCCTGGGGCCGGGTGGCACGATGGAGCCGGAGGACCCTGGCGCTGGTGGCGGTGGCCATGATGGCCTGGGTTGCATGGCGCTCGGCAGGGGCTCTGTTCCCTGGCGCCGGGAGCACCCCCGAGCAGGCCCCCCGCTCAGCTTTGGCTGCCCGGGAAGCG encodes:
- a CDS encoding DUF2381 family protein translates to MSLWPVRAVLVLVLLWGWPSQAQPRSEEPPQSPRQLELPPLRGVAAVNVAPGMPTTLLFNAPLDRSAVERAAHELGLARVAVAEDTLTVVPAMGAQAGTRLRLPVRFAEGSTQEGEVVVFVVDPLNAEAHVEVTRRMRTVPALEEALAAERARSASQAAELAARDVQVAELHAAQGDLAGLIEAGTLGPEGISVQQVQTDGWYLAPGFRAGTAQLYVTAGRRALVAELHLLAGERPWAPAGATLQPVSAGTLERWNARVVRLLGTDVITPGGRALLVVEFEVPVGGLAQEYRMTVREQEGLRAFVLRVRESPPGRRGEARGGRP
- a CDS encoding serine/threonine protein kinase; the encoded protein is MSQHRRLPSADAEEVPVPAELLQGTEVNGFRLVRYLDQGGYGCVWVAENIHCPGQYCALKFCLHSPEEDPTADARALREVQLLLQAAHPNVRGVLGHGRWPNAKTGIVYIILEWVEGATLLEWARQANPSFRQVVHLAQKLARALQEAHERQVMHRDVKPDNVLVRAVDGEPFLSDFGMGQTERSTPLTWGGAPPGTRSYLSPEALAFSPRWGKRTYRFRPADDWYALGVTLYQLLTEVLPFPDEGMGRESVRGMALRQPVPPHLLNPRVPLPLSRVVMRMLSSRLQGRYRDGRALCEALERGLSGAGVWDTPVYEPHPPQQQGQTPTQEPTPGDGPPAQDEEVAWNHAVKPQHALEEQRRAVVLSRRDALLPRQARAWGRVARWSRRTLALVAVAMMAWVAWRSAGALFPGAGSTPEQAPRSALAAREAPFLSPADEPAPEFVAVFPSQPSLTPVTARAEKTLKDDSPMETPKSSLPSPPAATSPRPRGAGGARKAALCAAGVIATGCSGIPLRPSAQECPPAAIQNMRARRIGVKRGMQIKLDVTGPEGEVQLKAGQKVVSESRDNTGFIGPGGVPEDGTLLYGKVVAGGEGLFFVRYEEALFPGESEKVPICAHAADAGTNWYALTAEPGSTNEIFTTLNNSTAIFLLQFPGEP